The Ziziphus jujuba cultivar Dongzao chromosome 1, ASM3175591v1 genome segment TTAATTTCAGGGAGGCTTaaacaaaatccaaaacaaagatTTCAAGTGTGAAATAGCCAGaatgtttaatttaaattcctGTACAATGGTTACCAAATATTTCCTGTGGAATCTCAGACAACACTAGGTCTTAAAGAGAATGGTTAAATTTGTAgggattttgaaaaaataaaaataaataaatatataaattcatagGATGGTAACCAATTGATGTTGCATTTCATGAGAGCACGTAGTTGAAGGAAACCTTGCAATCTCTAGCAGAAACAATCAATCCAAAGCCAAAAACAAACCTGGTTTTTAATGACCCTTTTTATCAAGCTCGAAAATTCTCTTTATAACCGCACAACATACTAGGACAAGCTCATGTTGTTTCCCGTGGTTTAACCTCTTGCTAAACGAGTACAATTTGAGTAAATTAACCCTGTATaactttgaatttgaaaaaataattggaaCCAAAATAATGTACATTGGCAACTTAAAGAATTGATTTCTAGTTACAACCAGTTTCCTGATTCACTTATCCCGGAGGCTTTTCTCAAGGTGCTCATTTTCCCTCTTAATGACATCAAGATCAGCTTGCAGCTTGTCTATATTTAGGCTTCGTGAGGCTATGGCTGCTAGCTTCTTTTCACGTTGAGCCACCTCTCGTCGTATTCTATCAGTTGCCATGATCTTCTCAGAAATTTGTTCAAAGCTCTCATGGATGCTTGTGAGCAGCCTGTAAGCCTGTTTTCCTACTGTGTCTTTCTTAGCTTCCCTGCAGATAACACATACTTCTTTAGTAAAGCAAACTCTAGTTCTTTATGTTcgaccccaaaaaaagaaaaagttgtgaCTGCAGTTCACGAAAAGAATGAAAAGTGCATCATGATCAATATCTGATTTTAAGGACACAAACAATTTATAGGCAAGCGGAGTTGAAATGATGAGATTGTACCTGAACACCATCTCATCCACAACAGCATAGGTTCTGTGAAGACGTTCTTGAATGGAGTTACTCTCTAACTGAAGTTCCCTGGTATCCTTTAAGATCCGCTCAATGTCAGCATCTTGTTTTCGACTGTTTTTTGTGATCTCCTTTATCCGCTCAATATAGGATTTTCTTGATGCCACTTTTGGCTGCTTCTCTAGATCTGTTGAAAGTTTAGACAGTTCATCCTCCCTGAAGCATGGTAAAAAACCACAGTAATTATCCAACAAGAGCTCATTGCTTAAAGAACCTTGTgatagaaacccaaaaaaagcaATAAAGTTTCATCATGTTTTTGCTTCTTATTATGAATCGTTCTGTATTATAATATAACAAACTCAAAAGTCCCAAGGTACAATCACCACGACCTCTTCTGACTTATGCCCTGGTTCATCCCTCTAGAATGAAAGAGTCCATGTCAATGGAGTGTACGCATACTCTAAATGTTTAGCCTCACCAAATTTTAGTCAGAAGTTACATTCATGCCTATATACTCCTGAAAAGCTTAAAACAAAATTGTAATTTCTACAGTGACCCATTCCGctgaaaatgtaataaaatggAATCGCAACCCTTACTTAAGAAAGAACAGCATATCATCTGCAAAAGTTTcagcatatgcatatatattctattttatgGCCCAAAACTTGCCTACCTCTTTTCAATGTCAGATAAGAAGGATTGCTTTTCTAGCTCAAGTTCTCTCAGCTTTTGAAGCTTTTCCTGACCCTGTGGAACATTTGCATACAGAATCTGCTGCAGACCTTCCTTTTTCTCTTCCAAGGGCTTTTTGAGAACTTCCCTGTAAAAGAGTTCACATGCATACTTTAGATTTTCTCATGTTACACTCATGCTAAGTAATTATGACTAAATTTTCAAGAAAACTTAACAGTTATGCCCCATACCACTGTGACTTTAATTCCACAAGGTGATGTTTTCTAGTATCTACTTTCTCTTTGAGTTGCTCAAGGTAAAAGTCAACAGGATGCTGGTTATTAAATGCCATTTCTGCTGCTGCTTTTAACATTTCTAACTCTTCCTCAAGATGGTGCAAGTCAGAAGCCTTCGCAATCACCTCTTCCAAGAACACTTTCTCTTGACATTGAGTTTGAGTCTCATTTCTTATCTAGTTAAAAGAACAAGCATCAAGCAATAAAATCAGTATCATAATATCTCTGTCTTTCATctaaaaagagaaataattttcttttatggggCTCTTTGGACCTTCAGTATCTATTTAAACTAAAATTCTGATTTGTCTTTTTAGCACCACATTCTTATAGTACCAAGAAACTAGTTCATGTGGACAACATTGTCCATTTCAACTCCAATTTaccaaaattcatatttttgtcTGGTAAACATACCTTAGAAGACTGCTCTCCAGAAGAAGCTACTTTCTTTTCAAACACCAATGGATCTTTATCATCTCCCTGAACTGCAGTTTCTTCACCTCTGGGTGCATCTTGTCCAGCAACAAGAGGTTCTGCAATAGAATCCTTCAAACTTAATACGTTAGTCTGTCTGCCATTGTTGAATTCTCGTGTGCTAGATCTTGATTCATCATCAACAGTCATTTCATCCTTTTCCTGTGGAATAATATTAACATCACAAGGCTTGCTGACAAAGGCATGCCCTGTCTCAGAATTCAGGGAATCCATCACTTCAGATATCAGCCTAAGATCATCCAAGTTGCCTCCAATTTTCTGTATATCAATATCTGCTCCattttcatcaagctttcttgTCGATTCCTCCCAATGTCTCTCAGATTTATCTCCTTTGGCTTTCCTTCTACCAATGACATCATTTACATCAGCAAGTCTTCCACCTTCAGATGACTCAGAAAGCCTCTCCACCAAGAATCTTACCAACTTATACAAGTCCTCTTCAGATGGATATAACAACTGCCGTAAGCAAGACATATAATCTGTTTCTAAGCATAATTTcagaataagaataacaataatcacAATCAGAAGAAATAAAGGGGGCAGACATGGCAACAGTAAGCAAATAAGAAGCAGAggaataaaaaaacaacataaattcaTTCACAACAAAGATTCTAAATTTCCTCTGCCAGCAGAAAAAGAGCAATGTCATACTGATAATAAAAGAGCAATGCTATACGTATTACACATACAAtgccataaaataataatagaacatATTCATTCACAACAAGTCCTCTTCAGATGGATATAATAACTGCCCTAAGCAAGACATATAATCTGTTTCTAAGCATAATTTcagaataagaataacaataatcacAATCAGAAGAAATAAAGGGGGCAGACATGGAAACATTAAGAAAATAAGAAGCAGAGGAATAAAAAAACAACACATATTCATTCACAACAAAGATTCTAAATTTCCTCTGCCAGCAGAAAAAGAGCAATGTCATACTGATAATAAAAGAGCAATGCTATACGTATTGCATATACAAtgccataaaataataatagaacatTCGAATTTGCagcatgaaaattttgtttattttcgtTAACTAATATGTAGACACTGTTATAAAAATGATGCATGGCAAAGTTGCTATGGAATGTAAAATATCATAATCTGTATCAGCTTGGGGCCAGTAGATTAATATTCAAATAGTAAAATTTCGAAGCTCTAATATATAACTCAACGAAGCTTCGTTCGTCAGTAAAATCGCATTAAAAATTATTCCTTTAATTGATTTCCAGCTTTTTCACGGCAACCAAACACCGACCCAGTTAACCAAaactcaaaatttgaaaaactcaataatttttctttttaacagtAAAACGCACCTGGTGGAAACTCATGTCGCCGAGGTAACCCAGATTCTTTATCCGAGCAGCGATGTCCGTACAGATCTTGACCTGTTCGGCCACTGAGGAGTCAGGCAGGGAGGTGGGAAACGAAACAGTGTCGTCGATTAGGTTGAGGGCCTGACCACAGATCGAGACCAAGGTGGTGGGCTTCAGTTCCGGGATTGAGAAAACGTTGTTTGGAACACAAACCCCGGAGTTTTCGAGGGACTTGAGCAGTATTTCCTGGGACTCTTCCATgggttgttatttattttattttattttcaatttttctggggttcttttctattttcttcttttttgctcGTAATTTAAATCCGATCAAAGTGGAAATTTACCAACTTGGTTTGTCTGGTTCTCTGAGTTTTCTATGCTTGTGCTCAGAGAGAAGCCATTGGAGAAATCAGTAGGTTGGTCTGGTTGTCCCCTTAGATGCCGTTATGGGGTTTTGATCCTATCAAATACGGCGTCTTTAGTACTTAATGACCTGTTTGGTATCCTCATTTAACTAATGGACTGCTCTGCTAAATCCATTTTAACGTTGTACTAAATTCTTCAAAGATAATagtttttcccttctttttttttttttttttccccctcaatcGATCAAAGATTATAGATAAATTACTCATAATTCGGATATGAAAGATATTAAATGTGACAACATATTAGtggcttaaaatttaaaagcagCTATGTACAAAAATGATTAAATCTAGTACAACCATTAGTATGCTACAACATCATTGTGCATTTAAAAATTTGGTAACTCGTAGCATTATTAAAGTAAATCATTCCTTTCATATGGATTTCAACTCTATTACTTTGAgccaacaaagaagaaaaaagtctTGTTATTATTGCACTTGATTAAATGAGACTATCCAATTAGTGGATTCCCATTTAGGTCTAAGAATACAAAAATGGGTAAGCCAGCAAAGATGAAAAAAACCACAAAAGCTAATTCCTAGTTTGCTAGTCATGTACTTGGTGTGTTTATGAGGAAAGCTTCAAGGGTGTGTGTGAGAACTTACAAAAATCATATCTATTTTTTCTCCCCCCTAGTTCTATAAAAACAAGGCATGGAAAGCATGTGGCGTACCAAAAAACACCCTGCCTCGATATATAGGCAAAATTTTGGTTTGATACTGTTGGTTCACCCCTTTTCAAATAGTTATTGAGCTTTCTACCTGATTTTTGGGTGCTTTTTCAAAGAACATGGAAACCAAGAGGGAGGATGAGATTGAGGACATGTCATTGTCACCCCCAACAATTGGTTCTATGCAGATTGCAGGGAGCAATGGCTTTGGTCACAACATAGAGTTCATGTCTCAAGCTTATCTTAGAAATAGATACTCCGAGATCGATATAGAAGATGAGAGCTCTAAAACCAACAAGGATCGCCCTCTTCCGGTCTACCTCAAGGTAGAAACTTCTCTTtgaatccttctttttttctcagCTACTGATAGGAGTTTATGTCAAGCTCTTCCAATATTGAAATACAATGTACATAGTATGTCATGTCATATTCTGTGCTTATCTTTGTAAATGCAGTTTGAGGATGTGGAGTTTAAAGTAAGAAACAGCAAGGCTTCCTCTAACCCGGTGAAAGCAGTGGTATCGAAGGTAGCCTCACAGCTGAACATGGATCAAGATAATTACAAGCATATTTTGAAGGGGATAACAGGAAGTGTTGGTCCTGGTGAAATTCTCGCATTGATGGGTCCTTCTGGCAGTGGGAAAACAACCTTGTTGAAGGTGATTGGAGGAAGATTGCTTGACAATGTTAAAGGGAAGATAACTTATAATGACATACCATATAATCCAGCTCTTAAGAGAAGGTAAAAACCAACACTGCAAGAGCTTCTCTTTGTTGTACAtggcataaaatatttatgtttctttccttcttttttaacATGGCAGGATTGGATTTGTCACACAAGATGATTTGCTATTTCCACAGTTAACTGTGGAAGAAACATTAGTATTTTCTGCATTTTTAAGGCTTCCCAGTCACATGACCAGGCAACATAAATATGAAAGAGTGGAGATGGTTGTGAAGGAGCTAGGCCTTGAAAGGTACATATTCTTGGGTTTATAGCCAGATACTATTATTAAGAGTCTAATTTGACTCTTTGACTCAAAATTTCCTTTAAAATAAAGTCATTGAGCTCATTCTCTATGTGATATCTCATACAACTAGATGTCGTCACACAAGAATTGGAGGAGGATTTATCAAAGGAATATCAggaggagaaagaaaaagaaccaGTATAGGTTACGAAATTCTTGTTGACCCTTCATTATTGTTGCTCGATGAGCCAACCTCAGGCCTTGATTCTACATCTGCAAATAGACTTCTTATGGTTCTTCAAGGACTTGCCAAGGTATCTATATcagttctttttctttcctctttcttggctgaatttgtgaaaaaaaatgcCCCTTCTGAAAATTTAGACATTTGATGGTCTACAGGCAGGAAGGACCATAATCACAACCATCCACCAGCCATCAAGCCGGATGTTTCACATGTTTGACAAACTTTTGCTAATATCAGAAGGCTACCCTGTGTACTACGGGAAGGCTAGAGAGTCCATGGattatttttcatcattgaGATTCATCCCAGAAATTCCCATGAACCCTGCAGAGTTCTTGCTTGATTTGGCCACTGGACAAGTTAATGACATTAGCGTCCCCGAAGATTTCTTGGTACCTAGACAGAGTCCTGACTTTGAGAAGGCCGTAATCAAAGTAAGAACCCCTTAGAATTTAACATgttctatattttcttttattgtttccCTTATCAGAACATCCGTTTTCATTTTATTACTAGTATCTACAACTCAAATTCAAAACTCTGCTGgagccaaaagaaaaagaagagaatcaCCGAACAGCAAAGACCCCAGAACATCTTCAGTTGGCTATTCAAGTTAAGAAGGATTGGACAATGAGTTGGTGGGAACAGTTTATGATATTGTCTAAGAGAACATTCAGAGAAAGGTGCAGGGATTATTTCGATAAGCTAAGACTAGTTCAAGCACTTGGTGTTGCAGTCTTGTTAGGCCTCCTTTGGTGGAAATCCAAGACGGACACCGAGGCACAACTTAGAGACCAAGTAAGTTTTTCATGGCTATAACAAATAAGAAGAAACGAACATCAGTTAGTATATCAACTTCCATGAATCAAGTTAGTAAGCTGAACGGTCATTCTATTGAAAATGCAGGTTGGTTTGATGTTCTACATTTGCATTTTTTGGACTTCCTCATCAATCTTTGGAGCAGTGTATGTCTTTCCATTTGAAAAGGTATATTTGgtgaaagaaaggaaagcagACATGTACAGACTGAGTGTATACTATGTATGCAGCACCCTATGTGACATGATAGCACATGTTTTCTATCCCACATTTTTCATGATCATATTGTACTTCATGGCTGGCTTCAAGAGAACAATCCCTTGTTTCTTCCTCACATTATTCGCCATACTACTGGTGGCTGTGACAAGCCAAGTAAGTTCATACAAATCAACAACGTTATtattgcttctttttattttattttatttatttatttatttatttttaactgttaaagaaaaatgaatttctTTTGGAAATTAGGGAGCTGGGGAACTATTTGGAGCTGCAGTTTTGAGTATAAAAAGAGCTGGGATGGTTGCCTCTCTGGTGCTAATGCTGTTTCTTCTTACTGGAGGTTATTATGTGCAGGTACTCTAATTTGTCTTTGTTTATTCTTTCAAGCTAATTATGCGTACCCTTTTTCTTTAAGTTCTAAATAATACCAGCCGAATtggaaacagaaaaaaatatatttgtaacttgcaaaaacagaaaaataagtaatcaaaatcattacttgtcccttttttttttcttttttttttttttccgatgaGGCTTTTCAAAACCTTGCTTTATGAATCCATAGTCCATAttgaacattgaaaaaataGGAATATCATGAAAGAAGGATTCGGAATATAATTCGTATGGAGCTgacaaaaaaatgttttggttttggtttttggtgGCTGCAGCACATACCGAAATTTATGCAGTGGTTGAAGTACTTATCCTTCATGTACTACAGCTTCAGACTTCTCCTGAAAGTGCAATATTCAGGAGATCAATTATATGAATGTGAAAGCAGAGGAGGTTGCAGACCTCTTCAGAGTTCTCCCTCCTTTGACACTGTCAGCTTGAATGGAGGCATGAAAGAAGTTTGGATCCTGCTTGTCATGGCTCTTGGTTACCGCTTGTGTGCTTATTTTTGCCTTCGAAGAAGAATAAACATAAGCAATATctgagtatatatatacacacatgtatacatatatatacagttcatATCCCatggatatatattttatagtaagCTGAAAAAGGTTTTCAACCATTCAGGAAAAGCTCCTCAATTCCATAGGTTTTAGGGTGGAGATTTGGACAAGAAGGGCTTAAAAAGCTGATCTTCTTTCTAAGCTGTGGAAATGAACTTTGTGATTAA includes the following:
- the LOC107416178 gene encoding uncharacterized protein LOC107416178 isoform X1, with translation MEESQEILLKSLENSGVCVPNNVFSIPELKPTTLVSICGQALNLIDDTVSFPTSLPDSSVAEQVKICTDIAARIKNLGYLGDMSFHQLLYPSEEDLYKLVRFLVERLSESSEGGRLADVNDVIGRRKAKGDKSERHWEESTRKLDENGADIDIQKIGGNLDDLRLISEVMDSLNSETGHAFVSKPCDVNIIPQEKDEMTVDDESRSSTREFNNGRQTNVLSLKDSIAEPLVAGQDAPRGEETAVQGDDKDPLVFEKKVASSGEQSSKIRNETQTQCQEKVFLEEVIAKASDLHHLEEELEMLKAAAEMAFNNQHPVDFYLEQLKEKVDTRKHHLVELKSQWEVLKKPLEEKKEGLQQILYANVPQGQEKLQKLRELELEKQSFLSDIEKREDELSKLSTDLEKQPKVASRKSYIERIKEITKNSRKQDADIERILKDTRELQLESNSIQERLHRTYAVVDEMVFREAKKDTVGKQAYRLLTSIHESFEQISEKIMATDRIRREVAQREKKLAAIASRSLNIDKLQADLDVIKRENEHLEKSLRDK
- the LOC107416178 gene encoding uncharacterized protein LOC107416178 isoform X2 — protein: MSCLRQLLYPSEEDLYKLVRFLVERLSESSEGGRLADVNDVIGRRKAKGDKSERHWEESTRKLDENGADIDIQKIGGNLDDLRLISEVMDSLNSETGHAFVSKPCDVNIIPQEKDEMTVDDESRSSTREFNNGRQTNVLSLKDSIAEPLVAGQDAPRGEETAVQGDDKDPLVFEKKVASSGEQSSKIRNETQTQCQEKVFLEEVIAKASDLHHLEEELEMLKAAAEMAFNNQHPVDFYLEQLKEKVDTRKHHLVELKSQWEVLKKPLEEKKEGLQQILYANVPQGQEKLQKLRELELEKQSFLSDIEKREDELSKLSTDLEKQPKVASRKSYIERIKEITKNSRKQDADIERILKDTRELQLESNSIQERLHRTYAVVDEMVFREAKKDTVGKQAYRLLTSIHESFEQISEKIMATDRIRREVAQREKKLAAIASRSLNIDKLQADLDVIKRENEHLEKSLRDK
- the LOC107416341 gene encoding ABC transporter G family member 26, giving the protein METKREDEIEDMSLSPPTIGSMQIAGSNGFGHNIEFMSQAYLRNRYSEIDIEDESSKTNKDRPLPVYLKFEDVEFKVRNSKASSNPVKAVVSKVASQLNMDQDNYKHILKGITGSVGPGEILALMGPSGSGKTTLLKVIGGRLLDNVKGKITYNDIPYNPALKRRIGFVTQDDLLFPQLTVEETLVFSAFLRLPSHMTRQHKYERVEMVVKELGLERCRHTRIGGGFIKGISGGERKRTSIGYEILVDPSLLLLDEPTSGLDSTSANRLLMVLQGLAKAGRTIITTIHQPSSRMFHMFDKLLLISEGYPVYYGKARESMDYFSSLRFIPEIPMNPAEFLLDLATGQVNDISVPEDFLVPRQSPDFEKAVIKYLQLKFKTLLEPKEKEENHRTAKTPEHLQLAIQVKKDWTMSWWEQFMILSKRTFRERCRDYFDKLRLVQALGVAVLLGLLWWKSKTDTEAQLRDQVGLMFYICIFWTSSSIFGAVYVFPFEKVYLVKERKADMYRLSVYYVCSTLCDMIAHVFYPTFFMIILYFMAGFKRTIPCFFLTLFAILLVAVTSQGAGELFGAAVLSIKRAGMVASLVLMLFLLTGGYYVQHIPKFMQWLKYLSFMYYSFRLLLKVQYSGDQLYECESRGGCRPLQSSPSFDTVSLNGGMKEVWILLVMALGYRLCAYFCLRRRINISNI